A region from the Chloroflexota bacterium genome encodes:
- a CDS encoding branched-chain amino acid ABC transporter substrate-binding protein: MQTALPMKRHLRRTLALALAAALLALSAACGGSPFDEGLLGAVKVEAGDDIHIRTITAVTLGSGAHVERTVEMAIADYGPIRGHAVAMGEGLDSACETDAAIHAAESVAADPKVVGVIGTSCSFAAVAALPVISRGNLVMLSPSNTAPSLTSDLQGNASDSNMPGYYRTASNDLYQGLAVARFAWEELGLRNVGVLHDGDPYTRGLAEAFAAAFAESGGATVVMKITRGAPDMTGALTELAEAGPDGLFLPVHGEDGATVLTQLADVPGLQGVTVIGGEALLTTQLLSLPEAAGVYFSSPDLDFDDNVNEATGVSGAQLKAAYQARHGEAATYVFISHAYDATTMLLRAIDNVAVTIEGDLYIDRAALREALTGVSGFRGIIGEISCDGFGDCGTGRLVVRRHPGGAVTEATDMPVVYRFDP; encoded by the coding sequence ACCCTGGCCCTCGCGCTGGCCGCCGCGCTGCTGGCGCTGAGCGCGGCCTGCGGGGGCAGCCCCTTCGACGAGGGCCTCCTGGGCGCGGTGAAGGTGGAGGCCGGCGACGATATCCACATCCGCACCATCACCGCCGTCACCCTCGGCTCCGGCGCCCACGTGGAGCGCACCGTCGAGATGGCCATCGCCGACTACGGCCCCATCCGCGGCCATGCGGTCGCGATGGGCGAGGGGTTGGACTCGGCGTGCGAGACCGACGCCGCCATCCACGCCGCAGAGTCCGTCGCCGCCGACCCCAAGGTGGTGGGCGTCATCGGCACCTCGTGCTCGTTCGCCGCAGTCGCCGCGCTGCCGGTCATCAGCCGGGGCAACCTCGTCATGCTGTCGCCGTCCAACACCGCGCCGTCGCTGACGTCGGACCTGCAGGGCAACGCCTCCGACAGCAACATGCCGGGCTACTACCGCACCGCCAGCAACGATCTGTACCAGGGCTTGGCCGTGGCCCGGTTCGCCTGGGAGGAGCTGGGACTCCGCAACGTCGGCGTCCTGCACGACGGCGACCCCTACACCCGCGGCCTGGCCGAAGCCTTCGCCGCGGCCTTTGCCGAGAGCGGCGGCGCGACGGTCGTTATGAAGATCACCCGAGGGGCCCCCGACATGACGGGCGCGCTGACGGAGCTGGCTGAGGCTGGGCCGGACGGCCTCTTCCTGCCCGTCCACGGGGAGGATGGCGCGACGGTCCTTACGCAGTTGGCGGACGTCCCCGGCCTGCAGGGCGTGACCGTCATCGGCGGCGAGGCGCTGCTGACCACCCAGCTGCTCTCCCTGCCGGAGGCCGCGGGCGTCTACTTCTCCAGCCCCGACCTGGACTTCGACGACAACGTGAACGAGGCCACCGGTGTCAGCGGCGCGCAGCTCAAGGCCGCGTACCAGGCCAGGCACGGCGAGGCCGCCACCTACGTCTTTATCTCCCACGCCTACGACGCCACGACGATGCTGCTGCGGGCCATTGACAACGTCGCGGTCACCATTGAAGGCGACCTCTACATTGACCGGGCCGCGTTGCGGGAGGCGCTGACGGGCGTGAGCGGCTTCCGGGGCATCATCGGCGAGATCTCCTGCGACGGGTTCGGCGATTGCGGGACGGGCCGTCTGGTGGTGCGGCGGCATCCGGGCGGAGCGGTCACGGAAGCCACGGACATGCCCGTGGTCTACCGCTTTGACCCGTAG